One segment of Salvelinus alpinus chromosome 1, SLU_Salpinus.1, whole genome shotgun sequence DNA contains the following:
- the LOC139563739 gene encoding ladderlectin-like: protein MEKLAVLLLLSAAISLGDANLTQLLGLEPLLKTEVEQTPPVEAQVAALHVGTKESSCPSDWHPYGSRCFKFVSIPQSWSDSEQNCLALGGNLASVHNLLEYQFMQSLTKDTNVHLPDTWLGGFDAVKEGLWMWSDGSRFDYTNWNTGEPNNAGEGEDCLQMNAASEKLWFDVPCEWKFVSLCSRRM from the coding sequence ATGGAGAAGTTGGCCGTCCTTCTGCTTCTGAGTGCTGCCATTTCACTGGGCGACGCAAACCTAACCCAGCTCCTTGGTTTAGAACCCTTACTGAAGACTGAGGTGGAACAGACTCCTCCTGTCGAGGCTCAGGTAGCAGCACTGCATGTGGGGACAAAGGAAAGTTCATGTCCCTCAGACTGGCACCCATATGGATCACGCTGTTTCAAGTTTGTCAGCATTCCACAGTCATGGTCAGATTCGGAGCAAAACTGTTTGGCACTTGGTGGAAACCTAGCATCCGTGCATAACCTTTTAGAGTACCAGTTCATGCAATCACTGACAAAGGACACCAATGTTCACCTACCTGACACCTGGCTTGGAGGTTTTGATGCAGTCAAGGAGGGCTTATGGATGTGGTCAGATGGGTCCAGATTTGACTACACTAACTGGAACACTGGTGAGCCCAATAacgctggagaaggagaggactgTCTGCAGATGAACGCTGCGAGTGAGAAGCTCTGGTTCGACGTGCCCTGTGAGTGGAAGTTTGTATCTCTCTGTTCCAGAAGAATGTAG